GGCAAGCGAGGGGCACCGGGTGGGGTACACCCGGTGCTCGATCGCGCCCGTGGGGTCAGCCGGAGACTTCGGCCTTGAAGGAGGCCGAGCCAAGCTCCGCGCCATCGGCACCGACCACCTTCACGGTCCAGGAGCCGGAGTCACCCGCGCGGAAGGTGCGGTAGGCGTGGGTGCGGTAGGACGCGCGAGGCACCTTCAGCTCCGTCTTGGAGACCTCCTGGCCGTCCTTGGACCAGACGACGGTCACGGTGCCGACTTCCGCACCAGTGAGCTTCGTGGCGGCGTAGATACGGGTGTTCGGGGCGACGGTGAAGCTGTCGGAGGCGCCGGTGATCTCATACTTCTCGATGCCGGTACCGACCTTCACCTCGGCGGTGCCAGCGGCGAAGGCGGAGGTGGTGAGCAGCAGGAAGGGCAGCAGGTACTTCATCCAGGCGTTCTTGGACATGGTGTCTCCTCGGGTGAGGGACACCGACGCTAATCCAGGCCCCTGACGCGTCGAGCTTTCAACGAACTGGTTGGAGCCCCACGGGAGTCGAGTCCGTGCGGAAGACGGGGTAGAGGTTGAGGCGCGTGTCGTTGGCCGGGTGGCGCTCGTAGAAGAAGCGCAGGCGGGCGCGGGGGTTGCTGGCGAACTCCTTGTTCTTCAGCTTCTCCTCCCAGGCGGCCTTGACGGCGGGGTCCTTCGCCAGCAGCTCGCGGGCGAAGGGCTCCAGGATGTAGTCCTCGACGTACTCCTTCTGCTCGAAGTGGTTGTTGAAGAAGCCCCAGGAGAGCAGGGAGTCCGGTCCGAGCGGCTCGAGCAGGTGCGCCACCAGGGGCGCGCTCTTCTGCGCCGCCGGCACGTAGAGCGTGCCCTTGGGGAGCGGTTGGGTGTCCTTCTTCCAGTCGCCCTTCACGGAGAGCACCTGGTGGCCCTCGACGGAGGCGGGGCGGAGCTTCGCCTCGGTGGCGCGGAACACCTCCACCTGGGCCGAGGGCACATCCTGGCCGAGCCGCTGGAAGCGCAGGCCGTGCGTGGTCAGCTTCTCCGCCACCCAGGCAGCGTGCGCCGGGGGAATCAGGTAGCCGCCGGTGGGCAGCGTGGCGGTGAGGCCCGGGCGCAGCTCCTCGTAGTAGGGAATCGTCCACACCTGCGGCTTCGTGTCGTCGTAGCGGATCCACGGCTGGCCGGACACCTCGGAGGGCATGCGCTCGTAGGCGTAGCCGCGGAAGGAGATGGGGCGGCTCTTCTCGGTGTTCTCCCAGAG
This DNA window, taken from Archangium lipolyticum, encodes the following:
- a CDS encoding DUF2914 domain-containing protein, translated to MSKNAWMKYLLPFLLLTTSAFAAGTAEVKVGTGIEKYEITGASDSFTVAPNTRIYAATKLTGAEVGTVTVVWSKDGQEVSKTELKVPRASYRTHAYRTFRAGDSGSWTVKVVGADGAELGSASFKAEVSG